The following coding sequences lie in one Anguilla rostrata isolate EN2019 chromosome 8, ASM1855537v3, whole genome shotgun sequence genomic window:
- the LOC135262027 gene encoding formyl peptide receptor 2-like yields the protein MATSSSLPSPLPEAQLVKSSLDTVDDAMDKVSIVLYTFTIILGVTGNAVVVWMGGFRLPQTVTNVWLVNLAVADLIFCLTRIISLVKKLFFDYWPFGVFLCKFNGFFKYANMFCSVFLLSTISVDRALCVWRPVLIKKRRTLHVARLVSVAVWVLSVTLSAPYFYYRTTYPNKDNLPKCSMEGKERGGEASAMTALYVLRFLCGFLLPFLVILCCYTLAALGIRRTRLSRKSKPLKILACLVIAFFLCWAPYHCLLLAKMVNSKNRVVKIGLPLAKGLAYFNSSVNPLLYFFMGLDLRKRFRQSLAEVYRRALAEGEGPTGQSDEGPAESSAPATQARAVGDISKASVAVL from the coding sequence atggCTACCAGCAGCTCCCTTCCCTCGCCCCTCCCGGAAGCCCAGCTGGTAAAGTCTTCCTTGGACACGGTCGATGACGCCATGGACAAAGTGTCGATCGTGCTGTACACGTTCACCATCATCCTGGGCGTCACGGGCAACGCGGTGGTCGTCTGGATGGGCGGCTTCCGCCTGCCGCAGACGGTCACCAACGTGTGGCTGGTCAACCTGGCGGTGGCCGACCTGATCTTCTGCCTGACCCGCATCATCTCGCTGGTCAAGAAGCTCTTCTTTGACTACTGGCCCTTCGGCGTCTTCCTCTGCAAGTTCAACGGCTTCTTCAAGTACGCCAACATGTTCTGCAGCGTCTTCCTCCTCAGCACCATCAGCGTGGACCGGGCGCTGTGCGTGTGGCGGCCCGTGCTCATCAAAAAGCGCCGCACCCTGCACGTCGCCCGCCTGGTCAGCGTGGCGGTCTGGGTGCTGTCCGTGACTCTCAGCGCCCCCTACTTCTACTACCGAACCACCTACCCCAACAAGGACAACCTCCCCAAGTGCTCCAtggaagggaaggagaggggaggcgAAGCGTCGGCCATGACGGCCTTGTACGTCCTGCGTTTCCTGTGCggcttcctcctccccttcctggtGATCCTGTGCTGCTACACGCTAGCCGCCCTGGGCATACGGCGCACCAGGCTGTCCCGGAAGTCCAAGCCCCTCAAGATCCTGGCCTGCCTCGTCATCGCCTTCTTCCTGTGCTGGGCGCCCTACCACTGCCTCCTGCTGGCCAAGATGGTGAACAGCAAGAACCGGGTGGTGAAGATAGGCCTCCCGCTGGCCAAGGGGCTGGCCTACTTCAACAGCAGCGTCAACCCGCTGCTCTACTTCTTCATGGGCCTGGACCTGCGCAAGCGCTTCCGGCAGAGCCTGGCCGAGGTGTACAGGAGAGCCCTGGCCGAGGGGGAGGGCCCCACCGGCCAATCAGACGAGGGGCCCGCGgagagctccgcccccgccaCGCAGGCCAGGGCGGTGGGAGACATCTCCAAGGCAAGCGTGGCCGTTTTATGA
- the lim2.4 gene encoding lens intrinsic membrane protein 2.4: protein MYSFMGGGLFCAIVGNILLVVSTATDYWMQYRLSGSFAHQGLWRYCMSGKCYMQTDSIAYWNATRAFMILSAMSCFAGIIAGILSFAHFSAFERFNRSFAAGVMFFISTLFVLLAMAIYTGVTVNFLGKRFGDWRFSWSYILGWVALLMTFFAGIFYMCAYRMHECRRVAGPR from the exons ATGTACAGCTTCATGGGCGGGGGCCTCTTCTGCGCCATCGTGGGGAACATCCTGCTGGTCGTCTCCACGGCCACGGACTACTGGATGCAGTACCGCCTCTCCGGCAGCTTCGCCCACCAGGGGCTGTGGAGGTACTGCATGTCCGGCAAGTGCTACATGCAGACGGACAGCATCG CCTATTGGAACGCGACGCGCGCGTTCATGATCCTCTCAGCGATGTCCTGCTTTGCCGGCATCATCGCCGGGATCCTCTCCTTCGCCCACTTCTCTGCGTTCGAGAGATTCAACCGCTCCTTCGCTGCAGGGGTCATGTTTTTCATCTCCA CTCTCTTCGTTCTGCTGGCGATGGCCATCTACACTGGGGTGACGGTCAATTTCCTGGGGAAGCGTTTCGGCGACTGGCGCTTCTCCTGGTCCTACATCCTGGGATGGGTGGCCCTGCTCATGACCTTCTTTGCAG GGATATTTTACATGTGCGCCTACAGAATGCACGAGTGCAGAAGAGTGGCGGGCCCTCGTTAA